A window of Dysidea avara chromosome 1, odDysAvar1.4, whole genome shotgun sequence genomic DNA:
tccccacaattgatttcggccttaacatctatataatcactgacCAGATGTAAcccagctacatttcatatgtagcctggCTATTTGGGtgacatatgaaatgtagcctcTGTAGCCTGAGCAGATCTGAGGTGTAAAAGTATTACATACTGTAAGTTGTTATGTTGATCATAAACCATATAACATTGCTAGTGAGGTTGACAAGTGGTTGCACAAAAGAAGGATAAATGCAACTGTTAATATACTACAACATGATGCTTGCTTGACCAAATCACAATGGACTCTGTTTTTCTTGTGATCACAATGTATGGTATATGACAAGATTGTGATTCACTTACCATGCAGCTCCTATAATTATGAACAGCAGCTGCTTTTAAGTAGGATGATACAGGCACTaatctactgtagctatatactcaAAGCTATAGTGTAGTCCAAAGCACTTTGTACAACTTCAGCAGCAATAACTCCACACACATTAAATTTTACTGTACTGCATATGGTGTAAACAACAAGTATTGTGGGCTTACCACTACAACATTACAGTATTGTGTCCTGTGCACTATTCACTATTATCCACaattatcacacacacacatacttttgAACTTTTATTGACCTTTACACCttaaacattttttttgttACTGCAGATTTCACACTTGTGTGGGCAAGCATCAGTACAATTATGTGGTGTCTGGTATTGACACATAATTCCTATACAGCCAAAGTTCACAGTAGATTGCAGTAGTCATGGCATCATGTAGTACTGTTTAATTTAAAGCAAATGATTGGCAACATGCATCAAAGCATGGGGAATTGACATTGAAAAACTAACTTCTATAAGCAGGCTGGATTgataatacatgtatagtattcTGTATGAGATCACATGCATAGAGTTACATATACTTAGTTCATGATGCTGACTCACCATGTGGTATGACCCAAGAGTACAGATAGAATGAGTTAAATCACTCGAGCAGATAATAGCAGTTCTTCATACTTGTTGTcaactagctacatgtatgCTCAAGAGTGACTTTCTTATGAAATTCATTGTCCAATTCAAATGTTGTGTGCTACAGTAATTAGGCATAATGTATAGTGTGCATGTGATCTGAAGGCTCTGAAAAAATAGTACGTATCTATAATAACTATGTATCCAACATACCCCATGCTCTCCATGAGGTGGTGCTTATAGTTATAGAGATTAGCTATTATAGCACTTCTTCATTCAAAGGGACATATGCACATATTGTCCTTCACACCTGATACAGCATTTGCAGTCATGTGCTTATAGTACACAACTTACATAGTCAGGTCATAGTTTGTTCCACACATTAGCTATACAAACACTGCCAGTTGTGCAtgagcaaaattaatgttttatgtCAAGAACAGGCAGTGTGTATGAATTAAAGGCTGTAAATGAATCCTATCTACTGTATAATAACTAAAGGTAAATTGATTATTACAATAATACCCAAAAGGTGTCATGGTATACAAAGTAGCCTGCAAGCCTATTACATCACCTGCTTAACTGTATAATAACATTGTAAATTACTATATTAAATTAATAGACAGTGACAGTGCATCAGTAGTTGTGTAATAGCAATTGATAGAGCAATCGCAATTATAAGTTGTAGTATACACGATAGTACCTGAACTTCCTCTATTTTTAGAAGAGACAATTAATAATTGCAAATCATGATGATTACTGCAAGTAACTGAGAGCCTGTTTCTATTGTGCCAATAATTTGATGGCATATATACTGGCTCATAACAGGTAATATAAAGCAATGCGGTTGTTAATACAATACTAGCTACATCAGTTATAGATATGTGACTACTGTACACCACAGATTCAAGCAGTTTTGTATGCATTTAAATGTGTACATATGCTTCACCTGGCCATGTTGCTAGTCTAGTAGTTTAATATTGCTTCAGAATGTTCGTCAAAAGAAATAACAGAGCTATCATCAGAATACATAGGTCCATCTTTGCTTGGGTCATTGTTGGCGGTGAATGTAACTTTGGAATAACCTGTAAACATAATACTAGCATTGTCAGATGAATACACGGCTCCACCGTTCCCTCTGGCATTGTTATTAGTAAATACTACAGTAGCATACTTATTGGCTGAGATAACAGAGTTGGCATGAGAATATATGGCTCCACCATTACTACCATTATTGCTGGAAAATATTATTGTGCACCGCGTCAGTGAAACACtagaactctttacagaatatatAGCTCCGCCACTAGAACCAGCTGTGTTAGTGGTAAAGATTCCTGTAGATGATTCAGCAAATTTGATTGCGCATTTGTGTTTAGAATATATAGCTCCACCTTCACGTCCAGCTTTATTGCCACTGAATGTAACAATGGCTCGTTTTTTGAATATGATGCGAGAATTGTCAATAGAGTATATTGCCCCACCGTAACTGGCATCATTGTTAACAAATGTTGTAATAGTGTCACTGTCAAACACAATGGTGGAGATGCCACTAGAATATATAGTACCACCATGCCACCCTCCATCATTATTGGCCAATGTCACCACACATCGTCTTTTAAACAAAATGCTGGAATTTACATTGGAATATATAGCTCCTCCATACCAATTAGCTTCATTGTTAGTAAATGTCACCGTACATTCTTTGTCAAACAAAATGACAGAATTATCATCAGAGTGTATGGCACCACCACGCCATCCTACTGTATTTCCAGTGAACAAAACAGTACATTGTGTTTTAAAGGAGATTCTAGAAAAGTCATGGGAATATAAAGCTCCACCATGCCATCCAGCAGTATTATTAGTAAATGTTACTGTAGATCCTTTATCAAATAAGGACTTGGAATTGTGGTTAGAATATATTGCTGCTCCATGCCATCCTGCATTGTTTCTAGTAAATGTTATCACAGATTCTTTTCCAAAAGAGATACTAGATTGATGAGTAGAATATATTGCTGCACCATGCCAAGAAACATCGTTTTCTGCAAAGAGGATCGTGGAATGTCTGTTGAATAAGATAGTGGAATTGAGCCGTGAAAATATTGCACCACCACCGCTAATTGCTTTATTGTCTGTGAAAGTTATAGTGGAATTCTCTTCAAATATGACAATAGAATTGCGAACTGAATATAAAGAGCCTCCTGAACCTGCACTATTCTTAGAAAACAGCAAAACAGAGTTTCTATAAAACGAGATATTAGAGTAGTCAGTAGAACAAATAGCTCCACCATTCCATCCAGCATAGTTTCTGTTAAATGTTATTGTGGATTCTTTTTCAAAAGAAACACCAGAAAATTGCTTAGAATATATTGCTGCACCATGCCAAGTAGCAGTGTTTCCAGCAAAAAGGATTGTTGATTGTGTCTTGAATGAGATGCTAGAGTTGAGCTGAGAAAATATTGCACCACCGTATTGACCTACATCATTGTTCAAAAATCTCACTATAgaaacaaagtttattttggtTTGGGAAAATCTAATTTGGGGAAAATGTTGCAAAATAAGGCACTATTACATCAATTTTGCAGACCTTAGTTGCAAATATTGCATAAATGTCCTACACTTTGCAAGAGGTGTTTGCAAATATAGGTATAATCAATAGTTATTTGCAATTATCTTAGTGTTACAAAATTAGGTCTTTCTTTATGTAAAATATTTACCAATTGCAAAAACAGCATAAATAAAATGTTAATAATAGCAGCAGATAGATTACACATACTCAGTGGAAGAGTATTTTTTGTTTAGTTCTGATTAAAGTTTCTTTGTTTCACTTGAAAACTCCACTTGTGTCAAAATAGCACGTATGGGAACTGTGTCTTTTATGATTCTTCCTCCAGTCTTCCAAAAAACTTTCCAGTTTGAGTCATAGGTTCCATCAAGCCATGTTATACTCACATTTCCTGCAGTTCCATttactttatttatttttgctACAGCACATAGCCACAAACTGGCCTGGTTGGTAAGCAATCACTACTGGTTCTTGTATCGACGCTTGCTTTTTAGATTTTTAAGTAGAACCTGTGTCACTGTTTTTCCTTTTTCCAAGTTCCACCTGTGGGACATAATAATGGTGAACAGATGACACTAACAGTCAAAGTTTCAAATATAATAATGTTGTTAAAACTTCGCAGACCCTTTCTGAAATTTCAGTGATGCTTTCTTCAGGCATTCTGAAATTTCAGACATCAGAGactttctgaaatttcagagaTGCTTTCATAAGACATTCTGAAATTTCAGAGATTTCAGAGACTAGAGATGCCTTCTTAAAGTGTTCAGAAATACCTCTTCTGAAGTTTCAGAAATGTTTTCATGCGACtgttctgaaatttcagaaacacTTCTGAAATGTCACTGATGCTTTCTATTGTCCTGAAATTTCAAAGACCAGAGACATTTCAGAAACTGTCTCGCAATTGTTCTGAAATAAGAAGCcctttctgaaatttcagagaCCCTTTCTGAAATTTCTGCAGAAATATAAAACTTTTAAttgttctgaaatttcagagaCCCTTTCTGAAATTTCTGCAGATATAAATTTTTAAAttgttctgaaatttcagagaccctttctgaaatttcagagatgctttctgaaatttcagagaCAAGAGACTCTTTCTGTATcgcattattgctgtgacctttttttttgctcttcaacttttcagcaaagtgcatcCCCcgtttccaaactctggatccgtccctgtattgacttgaaatttggtcataaGTAAAAGATAGCAACTGCTGCTTGGACTATAACTTACCATCTGAACTACAAATGGCGCTCCTTTTTCCATTTACTCTATTAAACTACATAACAACAAAATTTGGCGGTAaactaaatttggtgaattCATTATTACCAAACCTCCAAATTTAAaattcataaaattaatattattttcatacctTGTGTCCAAGCTTTTTACATATAGCAGTTGTTGAGGTAGGTATCGACAAGCCAAGTGAGACTTCATGGATGCTACTTAACACCACTGGTAAATTAGTATGTGTAAATGGGTACGGCTAATGACAGAAATTGCCTGCTATAAGACTAGACTAGAACGTTTACTCGATTAAAGGGtatggctccatgtaagcttgcAGGTAGCAACTTAGaggtgtgcgatatatcgaaaatcTATCAATATCGCGATAATTTTCCAGTACTAGTATCATATTGAATTCGATATTGCAAATGCTGATCTCAGTATTTTATCGATTAATATAAAGATAAAGTTACAGTATTGTGgtttgtgattgcacaatcacgctagaaataaagGTCAGTTATGTATAATTTAGAAGCTTATCTGCCAGTTTCCTAGGTTTGTTAGTAGTACTACATAATCGTTTTAGTGTATCTATTgcatttaaagtacatctataaatatcggccgcccacactatttaattaattatcgcTATCGTGATATCTTACTAATTGCCtatcgatatcgtatcgaaatCAAAATCCTGATTTCGCACACCCCTAGTagcaacagacatggattcATACACAGCCATTGAGGCTCtatgtatgcctacagacagatACACACGATattgataagtgggcatggcccaaGAAAGAAACTGGGCTGCAGCAGGTTATTCTTT
This region includes:
- the LOC136244478 gene encoding probable outer membrane protein pmp6 is translated as MIISFKTQSTILFAGNTATWHGAAIYSKQFSGVSFEKESTITFNRNYAGWNGGAICSTDYSNISFYRNSVLLFSKNSAGSGGSLYSVRNSIVIFEENSTITFTDNKAISGGGAIFSRLNSTILFNRHSTILFAENDVSWHGAAIYSTHQSSISFGKESVITFTRNNAGWHGAAIYSNHNSKSLFDKGSTVTFTNNTAGWHGGALYSHDFSRISFKTQCTVLFTGNTVGWRGGAIHSDDNSVILFDKECTVTFTNNEANWYGGAIYSNVNSSILFKRRCVVTLANNDGGWHGGTIYSSGISTIVFDSDTITTFVNNDASYGGAIYSIDNSRIIFKKRAIVTFSGNKAGREGGAIYSKHKCAIKFAESSTGIFTTNTAGSSGGAIYSVKSSSVSLTRCTIIFSSNNGSNGGAIYSHANSVISANKYATVVFTNNNARGNGGAVYSSDNASIMFTGYSKVTFTANNDPSKDGPMYSDDSSVISFDEHSEAILNY